TTCCAGGAATTCCATGAAGGGTTTGAGGTCATGAGCCTGGCTGCCTGAATCGAGCACACAGACGGGCTCGGCCTTGGCCTCAGACGAACACAAAAGCCCGATCAGGACGAATATAGACAATAACATTAGGTTTCTGCGCATAAGACAGGCCTCCTGCTTGTTCACTCGACACCTTTCCCGGAACCGGTGGAAAAAGGGCTCTGGGCGCCACTCCCTGACCGGCCCCATCTGCACAGAGCCTCGAAAAGCGCTCCGGCCTCCACGGGCTTGGTCAACCTGTCGTTCATGCCTGCGGCCAGGCAAAGCGCCCTGTTTTCCTCGACAACATCGGCGGTCAAGGCGATGATGGGAAGCCGAGCGCACCTGGCATCCTTGCGAACAATTCGCGTGGCTTCATAACCGTCCATCTCGGGCATGTGCACATCCATGAGCACAACGTCCGGCAGCGGCCGGTTCGAATCCAGCAGACGTCGCACGGCCTCCCGGCCATTGGTCAGCGTTTCAAGCTCCGTTCCGGCCTGCGTGAGCATGACTTCGAAAAGTTCGCGGTTGAATGCATTGTCGTCCACCACCAGAACGCGCAAGCCCCGCACCTGCTCCAGGTTGCGAAGCTCCTCGGCGTGCTGGGCCTCGCCCTCTTCGTCCACAATCTCTTCCTGAAACACGAGCAGACGCAGCATATCCTCCACCGTGGAAAGCGTTAACGGCTTGGCCAGAATTGCCCGGGTCCCGCAGAACGCCGGTTGCAGACCTTCCATTTCCGGACGGGCCAGGCTCGACATGACGGCGACCGGAGTCCCGTTGGCGACACCGGCCTCACGCAGACGCGAGGCGAGCTCGACCCCGGTCATATCCGGCAGATCCCAATCCAGAAGGATCGCATCAAATCTTTCTTCAGCGGCCATGCTCAGCGCTTCGCCAGCCGTGACGGCAACGCGCATGTTCAGCCCCAGCCGATGCGCAATGTTCTCCATAGCCGTTCTGACTAGAGCATTGTCCTCGACGAAAAGCACCGAGAGCCCCGCATACCTGGTTGGCGAGAGCTGGACGTTTTCCCCGATTTCTTCGGGCACCGCGAACGGAATCGTGAACTCGAAGATTGAACCCTTGCCCGGAGTGCTTGAGACATCGATATCCCCCCCCATAAGCTGCACCAACCGGCGACTGATGTTCAGTCCCAGCCCCGTCCCGCCAAAAACCCTGGCCGTTGATCCGTGGGCCTGCTCGAAAGACTGGAACAGACGGGGCACAACATCCGCCTCGATGCCGATGCCCGTGTCGAGGACCTGAAACCGCAGCGCCGTCTTGCCCTCTTCCGGCGCACCCTGCCCGGGCAGACTCACATCGACGACGACCGTGCCGCCTTTGGTGAACTTGACGGCATTGCCCCCAAGATTGACCAGCACCTGCTCCAGTCGCATAAAATCACCCGCGATGCGCCGAGGAACCCCTGGGCCGACGCTGACGACCAGCTCGTTCGCGTTTTCAAAAGCGCGCGGCACCAGGATGTCAGCCGTTTCGCGCAGCAAGTTCTCCACCTCGAAAGGCTTCGAATCCAAGTGAATCTTGCCTTCCTCGATCCTGGAAACGTCGAGGATGTCATTGATGATTCCCAGCAGATGCCGGGCAGATGCCTGGATCTTGCGCAGATACTGCCGCAGGGGTCCTGTTCCCCCGGACTGCATGGCCAGATTCAAAAAACCCAGAATGGCGGTCATGGGGGTGCGGATCTCGTGGCTCATTCCGGCCAGGAAAATGCTCTTGGCCTTGGCCATGGCCTCGGCCGCCTGGCGCTGCGACGAGATGGAATAAGTGAAATAGGCCAGCAGAAAGGCCATGGCCAGCGCCTCGGCAATGAAACCGACCCACATCATCATGGGGTGCATGAACGCGGCTCCGCCATTGGCCGCCCTGTTGTAGATCAGCGTGTCGAAAACCGTTCCGCCCCATGCTGCCAGAAAGATGATCGATACCGTTCTGTTGCGTTTGAGGTTGTCGACACAGGCCCAGGCGCCGATGAACGCCACGGGCATGACGATGCGCATGGAGAGGCTTCCATGCAGATGCTCCGGCAGAAACGGCCCCACGGCGGCGGCCGAAAAGACGAGGAAGACGCTCCCGAGCAGAAGCCTGTCCAGAATTCTGTTGTATATCCTCGTATCCATGACGGCCCGGATGACCAGGGCGAGGAATCCCTGGGTCACGAGACCGACGATCATGATCATTTCCGTAAGATTCCGAAAACTGACGAGGTGCTGATAGCTGGTCAGGGCCACGAAGGAGGCAAAACCGAGGTTGCCGGGTATGGACCACTTGAATTTGTCGATACCGGCATAGAGCCAGACAAAAAGATGGCCAAAGGCCATGGT
The Desulfomicrobium macestii genome window above contains:
- a CDS encoding response regulator; translation: MLDCSVQEHDLRPFMAVMEDRDRSLTIDQAASSAMAGKYAPPASGHFNFGFTSSALWFRFSIEEDPRSANRRGLPSAWILDPGWNVYDTIHLYVPRPDASGGWQVHAAGNLLSKTGEPERRHFLLPEDLSKPLTCYLRVTGVRPIMVSPHISTVDSALHVNSLKVLGTGLVIGYFLTMAFGHLFVWLYAGIDKFKWSIPGNLGFASFVALTSYQHLVSFRNLTEMIMIVGLVTQGFLALVIRAVMDTRIYNRILDRLLLGSVFLVFSAAAVGPFLPEHLHGSLSMRIVMPVAFIGAWACVDNLKRNRTVSIIFLAAWGGTVFDTLIYNRAANGGAAFMHPMMMWVGFIAEALAMAFLLAYFTYSISSQRQAAEAMAKAKSIFLAGMSHEIRTPMTAILGFLNLAMQSGGTGPLRQYLRKIQASARHLLGIINDILDVSRIEEGKIHLDSKPFEVENLLRETADILVPRAFENANELVVSVGPGVPRRIAGDFMRLEQVLVNLGGNAVKFTKGGTVVVDVSLPGQGAPEEGKTALRFQVLDTGIGIEADVVPRLFQSFEQAHGSTARVFGGTGLGLNISRRLVQLMGGDIDVSSTPGKGSIFEFTIPFAVPEEIGENVQLSPTRYAGLSVLFVEDNALVRTAMENIAHRLGLNMRVAVTAGEALSMAAEERFDAILLDWDLPDMTGVELASRLREAGVANGTPVAVMSSLARPEMEGLQPAFCGTRAILAKPLTLSTVEDMLRLLVFQEEIVDEEGEAQHAEELRNLEQVRGLRVLVVDDNAFNRELFEVMLTQAGTELETLTNGREAVRRLLDSNRPLPDVVLMDVHMPEMDGYEATRIVRKDARCARLPIIALTADVVEENRALCLAAGMNDRLTKPVEAGALFEALCRWGRSGSGAQSPFSTGSGKGVE